The following nucleotide sequence is from Desulfobacterales bacterium.
GCCCGGTCTGGTTGAGTGTAGTTCCTCTCATTGAATAGTTTTTTGGCAAAATCTCTATTCTCAGATCGGGCTATTTTTGTCTACCTATTTTTCTCATCCATTTTGATATTAAGCAAAACTACGCTGGGACTATATGGCCGCACTTATGACCAACCCCGTAATTTCAAATAATCCTGCCAAAAACGCCTCGTCATAGCTGTCACCTGAGGTGGTGTAAATCGAAAGGTATCGATTATAGGAGTTACACACTATTTTTGATTTTTTTTCCGCCGCAATAGCGGCTTCGTCCAACAATTTTTATGTCAACGCATTGACATAATATCCCATATACTGGTACAATATTTACCAGTATTCTTTTGGATAAAGGGCGTGAAAATGGTAAACAGCCTAAAGCAGAGAAAAAGCCTGCCAGAACAATATCGTGTCTATTTTTCTCGATTTATGCATCAGGCTATGGTTTTAATCCTCAAAATAATCCGTGTTTTCCCTCGGTTAAAATCTTCTGCGTTCTTTGAACCTTAAAAAACTATCCTGTTTTCTGAATGGACATTTAATGACTTCAAGCTGGTACTTAGAGAAAGGATAAAAAAATGCAGACTGAAAAAAAACTTGAAAAACGAATTGCCTTTGAAATGATGATAGCCGCCATATCGGAGCAGGCAGTGTTGTTCGATAATCTGCAGGTTTTTTTGGATTCATCTCTGAAACGCATGGGAAGCATTTTAGATGTAAGTCGCATCTTTATTTTTACACACCAAACCATGTCTGATACGTTTTCTTGTATTTGCGAATGGGCTGCGAAGGGAGTGTTGACACTAAAAGCCCTTGATGAGCTGACAATCACCATTCCATGGGGCATGCAGCAGATGAAGGAAGGCCGGATTATTAATTTGAAAAATGCCCTGAATTGCCCCGGAGCTCAATTCAGGGATAGAATGATAGCCGGAAAAATCAAATCCACTTTAAACGTCCCGCTGTTTATTAAAAAAGATTTTTACGGCTTTATGGGATTTGATGAATGTCGATATAACCGGCAATGGATAGATGAGGATTTGCATATCCTGTCCACTGCAGCTCAAATCATAACCAAGGCAATTGAAAACAAGATGTATGAAGAGGATCTGGAGAAACATCGCAGCCGTCTGGAGTCTATTTTCAGCAGTGTTCAGGACGGCATTGTCACGGTGGATGCCGAAATGAACGTGATTGAGGCAAACAAGGCCGTTGAACTTATCTGCGGGATCAAGACCATTAGCGATCGACCATTTACCGATTGCGCAAATGAATGCAATCAGTCGTGTGTTGAAGTTTTGCGAAAAACCTTAAAAACCCGGAAAACCATACGGGATTGCCAGATCGAATGCGGGCACCGCGGCAAGAAGCAACTGGTTACCAAGGTCACCTGCTCCCCGTTGTTGAACAAATCCGGCCTGTTCTCTGGGGCTGTCATGGTTATCCGTGATATTACCCGGATTGTTTATCTCGAGAAGGAATTGAAGGGACGAGACCATTTTCACAACATCATCGGAAAAAGTGAAAAAATGCAGAAAATTTATAACCTCTTAGAGATGCTGGCCGATCATGGCACGACAGTTATGATTTCGGGCGGAAGCGGTACGGGAAAGGAGCTGATCGCCAAAGCCCTGCACTATGCCGGTGCCAGAGCAAACGGACCGTATGTAACCGTCAATTGTTCGGCCCTTTCTGAAAATCTTCTGGAAAGCGAGCTGTTCGGACATGTCAAAGGGGCTTTTACCGGTGCCGACAGAGATAAAATCGGTCGTTTTGAGGCAGCTGAAGGTGGTACGATTCTGCTGGATGAAATCGGCGATATCTCCCAACAGCTACAGGTAAAACTGTTAAGGGTGTTGCAGGAAAGGGAGTTTGAGCGGGTCGGGGAATCAAAACCGAGGAAGGTGAACGTACGAGTCGTCACATCGACCAACCGTAACATGAAGGAACTCGTAAAAAAGGGGCTGTTTCGTGAGGATCTTTACTTTCGACTCAACGTGTTTGAAATCGAACTTCCGCCATTGTGCGAACGGTATGATGATATACCACTGCTGATAAAACATTTTTTCAACATTTTTAACAAAAGTTACAAAAAAAACATTTCAGGCGTATCGAATGAGGTGTTGAAGGCCTTTATGAACTATTCCTGGCCGGGAAATATCCGCGAATTGGAACACGTCATCGAAAGAGCCTTTGTATTTTGCCAGAATCAGACGATTGAAATCGAGCATATTCCATCTGAAATCAGAAATTATGTCGGCGCCGAAAACAAATCTTGCGAAAAACGCGGTGATAATGACCTTGAGCAGGTCATGAAGGCCCTGCAACAGACAGATTGGAATATTTCAAAGGCGGCGCGGCTGCTGGGGATCAGTCGCTGGACCATGTATCGAAGGTGCCAGGCCTACAATATTAGCAGACCGAACAGAGATTGCCCCCCCCCCTCCTCAGGCTTCCCCTCCGCTGCATGAATCGATGTACAACGTTCGTTAGTTTCCATATAAAAACAGCCTTTAAGGTTAACGAATAATTAAATTATCATTCATCATTATAAGTCACCCTTTAAAAGTCGTATTTATGGATTGATTCTCAAAAAAATATGACCGCGGCTATTGCAATCTTTATGCGTCCGGAAAATAGAATGATGGCAGCCTGCCTCATGTTTATATCACCGAGCGACGCCCTTCAGAAAAAACTTCGGGGGGTTTTTAGAACAAAATATCTCATGCCGTGGAAAAACAGTGGTATCGGATCCGTGGCGCAAAGCCATTCGAAAAAAATTTAGTTGCTCAGCACAAAATTGTTGCAACACATAACTGTAGCAATGCTACATACATACCTTTCGTCATTCGACTGAACCCCGGCGCTACTCAATATATAACTATCTTAAATAATGTTATAATAAAATTTTTTCATCAGTTTTTTTGTTCTGGCATTTGTTTTGCTTGTAAAGACAGTATAGATGAACAAAAAAACAGCTTGCAACATTAACCTTTTTTCTAAACTAACTGAAGTACTGCACCATCTGAGGAGGGAAGGATGGCATTTAACCTAAGAAACCGACATTTTTTAAAACTTCTGGATTTTACTCCTAAAGAAATTAAATTTCTGCTGAATTTATCTTTGGATCTGAAAAAAGCAAAGTATGCCGGGATTGAGCAGCCCCGACTGAGCGGTAAAAATATCGCACTGATTTTTGAAAAGGCTTCCACCCGTACCCGTTGCGCTTTTGAAGTGGCCGCCTATGATCAGGGCGCGAAGGTTACCTATCTGGGACCCACCGGCTCTCAGATTGGAAAAAAAGAATCCATGAAAGACACGGCCCGGGTGTTGGGTCAAATGTATGACGGCATCGAATACCGTGGATTCGGCCAGAGCATCGTAGAAGAACTGGCACGATATGCCGGCGTACCGGTCTGGAACGGTCTGACCAATGAATATCACCCCACACAGGTGCTGGCCGATTTTCTGACCATGATGGAATATTCCGATAAACCCCTGAGCCAGGTCAAATTCGCCTACATGGGCGATGCGCGAAACAACATGGGAAATTCTCTTTTAATCGGAGCTGCCAAGATGGGTATGGACTTTCGATCCGTGGCACCCAAAGGGGTTCAGACCAATGCGAATCTGGTTGCAACAGCAACCGATATCGCCAAAAAGACCGGCGCGAAAATCACGGTGACCGACGATGTTGAGGAAGGCGTCAAGGGGTGTGACTTTCTCTACTCGGATGTCTGGGTATCCATGGGAGAGCCGGACGATGTTTGGAAGCAGCGGATCGAACTGCTCAAGCCTTACCAGGTCAACCAGCGGGCCATGGAACTGACCGGAAATAAAGACGTCAAATACATGCACTGCCTGCCGGCTTTTCATAACCGTCAGACCATCATCGGCGAAGAAATTTATCAGAAATTCGGGATGGATGGCATGGAAGTGACCGAAGAGGTGTTTGAGTCCGAAGCGGCTATCGTGTTTGACGAAGCCGAAAACCGCATCCACACGATCAAGGCCGTCATGGTAGCCACGCTGGGCAGCTGAAAAACAACAGCGCCTGATGGCTGGTGAAAACAAACATTGGGTCTTAAGTCTTGACAGGGCGATCCTTAAGGCCCGAAGGACCAATTCTTAAACGAAGTGGTCCACAACCCCCTTCCGGGGCGGTTCATATTACAGGAGTTAAAAAATACATGTCTACCAAACCCATATTACTCATAGCGCTTGGCGGCAATGCCCTGATTCAAAAAGGACAGTCCGGATCCGCTGAGCAGCAGTTCGAAAACCTGAAACTGCCGATGCAGGTGATCGCTCGGCTGTCAAAAGAATACAGCATTGTCATCACCCACGGAAACGGTCCTCAGGTGGGCAACCTCCTTTTACAGCAGGAAAGCTGTAGCGAAGTGCCGAAGATGCCGCTGGAAGTGATCGGCGCCCAGAGCCAGGGCCAGATTGGTTATATGATCGAATCGACTCTGGATTCGGCGCTGATGGAAGAAGGCATCTCGGATCGGTTTTTCTGCACCCTTCTCACCTATACGGTCGTGGATAAAAACGATCCTCTGTTCCAGAATCCCACCAAACCCATCGGGCCGTTTTACACCGAGGAAGAGGCCGCCAAGCTGCCTTATAGGATGGTCCAGACTGATAAGGGCCCTCGCCGCGTGGTGGCCTCTCCCAAGCCGGTGACCATCGTGGAGCATCGGGAGATTAAAAAGCTTCTGGATATGGATTTTATCGTAATCTGCTGCGGCGGTGGCGGAATACCGGTTATTCGCGAAGGCAGAAAGTTCAGCGGCGTGGATGCGGTGATCGACAAGGATCTGGCTAGTTCCAAACTGGCCGAGCAGATTAATGCAGATAAATTCATCATCGCCTCTGACATCGAAGGGGCCGCTATTTACTGGGGCAAACCCCAACAGCAAATTTTAAAAAAGGTTTCACTGGCCGACATGAACCGTTATACGGCGGAGGGTCATTTCCCGCCAGGTTCCATGGGACCGAAAGTCGAAGCGGTGACAAACTTTGTCAAGGGAACCGGGAAAAAAGGCGTCATTTGTAAGTTAAGCGACATCGAACTGGCCGTTGCAGGTAAGGCCGGCACCGAAGTCAGCAAATAGACGGTAGTATTCAGGATAGACAATTTCCACATACGTCAGGGCTCAACCTTATTGTCTGGTACGCCAGGCAATTCCCCGAGGAGAAACATCCCGGATCCTCCAGAAAAGCCGGGATGTTTTTTCCCCTGGCGGGAGGTTATCTCATCATTAAGTAATTAAAAATTGTAGAAAAATTGTCACAGCTATCTAAAAAGGAGAAAAGAGTAATGGCAAAACGAAACGTACTGATTATCGGCGCAGCCGGTAGAGATTTTCACAATTTCAATACTTTTTATCGGGATAACGAGCTGTATAACGTCGTTGCGTTTACTGCAGCTCAGATTCCGGACATCGACGGACGGAAGTATCCGGCGGAACTTGCCGGCAAACTGTATCCGGCCGGAATTCCAATCTTTGCAGAACAAGAACTGGAAAAACTCATCAAAGAGCTCGCCGTGGATGACTGTGTGTTTGCCTACAGTGATGTAAAAAACCAGTATGTCATGAACATGTCATCACGGGTCAACGGCGCTGGCGCCAGTTTTTATCTGATCGGGCCCAAAGATACACAGATCAAGAGTACCAAACCGGTGATTTCCGTATGTGCAGTCCGGACCGGTTGCGGAAAGAGTCAGACATCCCGACGGGTTATCGAAATCCTGATGGAAAAAGGGCTGAAGGTGGTTGCGATTCGTCATCCCATGCCTTATGGCGATCTCGTTAAACAAAAGGTGATGCGATTTGCGAAGGTATCCGATCTGAAAAAGAACAACTGCACCGTGGAAGAAATGGAAGAGTATGAACCCCATGTCGTTCGCGGTAACGTAATTTATTCCGGTGTGGACTATGAGGCCATTATCCGCGCAGCTGAAAAAGATCCGGATGGGTGTGATGTAATCCTGTGGGACGGCGGCAACAATGACTTCCCGTTCTACCAGTCAGATCTGCATGTAACCGTAGTCGATCCTCACCGTCCGGGTCATGAGCTGACCTATTACCCGGGTACGGCAACATTAAGAATGTCCGATGTCGTAGTGATCAACAAGATCGACAGTGCCGATGCCGCCGATATTCAAACTGTGAGAAAGAATATTGCAGCCATAGCACCGAAAGCCGTAGTGATCGATGCAGCCTCTACACTGGATATCGATGATCCTTCAGTGGTCAAGGGCAAAAGGGTATTGGTCGTCGAAGACGGTCCTACCCTGACCCACGGCGAGATGAAGATCGGCGCCGGTACGGTGGCCGCTCTGAAATTTGGCGCAGCCGAGCTGGTAGACCCGCGTCCGTACACGGTCGGCAGATTGGCCGAGACCTTCAAGATTTATCCCAACATCGGTGCCCTGCTTCCGGCCATGGGCTATGGGGCAGAGCAGCTCAAGGATCTGGAAACCACCATCAACAACACCGAGTGCGATGCAGTGATAATCGGCACCCCGATTGATTTGAACCGGATTATCAAGATCAAAAAACCGAATACCCGGGTTTACTATAACCTGCAGGAAATCGGCCGACCGGATATGGCCGGTGTGCTGGAAGAATTCGTCAAGAAACAAAAATTGGTTTGATTTTTTATATTTTCATAAAGCATTACAATGCACAATAGGGT
It contains:
- a CDS encoding sigma 54-interacting transcriptional regulator, which translates into the protein MQTEKKLEKRIAFEMMIAAISEQAVLFDNLQVFLDSSLKRMGSILDVSRIFIFTHQTMSDTFSCICEWAAKGVLTLKALDELTITIPWGMQQMKEGRIINLKNALNCPGAQFRDRMIAGKIKSTLNVPLFIKKDFYGFMGFDECRYNRQWIDEDLHILSTAAQIITKAIENKMYEEDLEKHRSRLESIFSSVQDGIVTVDAEMNVIEANKAVELICGIKTISDRPFTDCANECNQSCVEVLRKTLKTRKTIRDCQIECGHRGKKQLVTKVTCSPLLNKSGLFSGAVMVIRDITRIVYLEKELKGRDHFHNIIGKSEKMQKIYNLLEMLADHGTTVMISGGSGTGKELIAKALHYAGARANGPYVTVNCSALSENLLESELFGHVKGAFTGADRDKIGRFEAAEGGTILLDEIGDISQQLQVKLLRVLQEREFERVGESKPRKVNVRVVTSTNRNMKELVKKGLFREDLYFRLNVFEIELPPLCERYDDIPLLIKHFFNIFNKSYKKNISGVSNEVLKAFMNYSWPGNIRELEHVIERAFVFCQNQTIEIEHIPSEIRNYVGAENKSCEKRGDNDLEQVMKALQQTDWNISKAARLLGISRWTMYRRCQAYNISRPNRDCPPPSSGFPSAA
- the argF gene encoding ornithine carbamoyltransferase; its protein translation is MAFNLRNRHFLKLLDFTPKEIKFLLNLSLDLKKAKYAGIEQPRLSGKNIALIFEKASTRTRCAFEVAAYDQGAKVTYLGPTGSQIGKKESMKDTARVLGQMYDGIEYRGFGQSIVEELARYAGVPVWNGLTNEYHPTQVLADFLTMMEYSDKPLSQVKFAYMGDARNNMGNSLLIGAAKMGMDFRSVAPKGVQTNANLVATATDIAKKTGAKITVTDDVEEGVKGCDFLYSDVWVSMGEPDDVWKQRIELLKPYQVNQRAMELTGNKDVKYMHCLPAFHNRQTIIGEEIYQKFGMDGMEVTEEVFESEAAIVFDEAENRIHTIKAVMVATLGS
- the arcC gene encoding carbamate kinase encodes the protein MSTKPILLIALGGNALIQKGQSGSAEQQFENLKLPMQVIARLSKEYSIVITHGNGPQVGNLLLQQESCSEVPKMPLEVIGAQSQGQIGYMIESTLDSALMEEGISDRFFCTLLTYTVVDKNDPLFQNPTKPIGPFYTEEEAAKLPYRMVQTDKGPRRVVASPKPVTIVEHREIKKLLDMDFIVICCGGGGIPVIREGRKFSGVDAVIDKDLASSKLAEQINADKFIIASDIEGAAIYWGKPQQQILKKVSLADMNRYTAEGHFPPGSMGPKVEAVTNFVKGTGKKGVICKLSDIELAVAGKAGTEVSK
- a CDS encoding cyclic 2,3-diphosphoglycerate synthase produces the protein MAKRNVLIIGAAGRDFHNFNTFYRDNELYNVVAFTAAQIPDIDGRKYPAELAGKLYPAGIPIFAEQELEKLIKELAVDDCVFAYSDVKNQYVMNMSSRVNGAGASFYLIGPKDTQIKSTKPVISVCAVRTGCGKSQTSRRVIEILMEKGLKVVAIRHPMPYGDLVKQKVMRFAKVSDLKKNNCTVEEMEEYEPHVVRGNVIYSGVDYEAIIRAAEKDPDGCDVILWDGGNNDFPFYQSDLHVTVVDPHRPGHELTYYPGTATLRMSDVVVINKIDSADAADIQTVRKNIAAIAPKAVVIDAASTLDIDDPSVVKGKRVLVVEDGPTLTHGEMKIGAGTVAALKFGAAELVDPRPYTVGRLAETFKIYPNIGALLPAMGYGAEQLKDLETTINNTECDAVIIGTPIDLNRIIKIKKPNTRVYYNLQEIGRPDMAGVLEEFVKKQKLV